From the genome of Sphingomonas sp. HMP6, one region includes:
- a CDS encoding glycosyltransferase gives MLRVLTLSTLFPDATRPNFGVFVERQTLGLAAHPNVELRLVAPVGLPPWPLSRHAHYADLAQLPEHETWKGLDTYRPRFTTLPGTGGRFHAGALTRRLIPLLTRLRRDFAFDVIDAEFFFPDGPAAVALGRHFGVPVSIKARGADIHHWGRAAPTGTQVIAAGQAADGVLAVSQAMRADMTALGIPADQIRVHHTGVDLDRFAPRDRIAAKAAYGVTGPLIVSLGALIPRKGHHIVINALAALPSATLLIAGDGPERTALTAQIAALGLGERVRLLGSVPHADLPALLGAADVMALASSSEGLANAWVEALACGTPIVVTDAGGAGEVVTDPAYGRIVQRSGDAFAAGIAELLVNPHAPDAVRRGAEGFTWDANTAALYEHLAALVAQ, from the coding sequence ATGCTCCGCGTCCTCACGCTCTCGACCCTGTTCCCCGACGCGACGCGCCCGAATTTCGGGGTTTTTGTCGAGCGGCAGACGCTTGGGCTGGCAGCGCATCCCAATGTCGAACTCCGGCTGGTCGCGCCGGTTGGCCTGCCGCCTTGGCCGCTCAGCCGCCACGCGCATTATGCCGACCTCGCCCAACTGCCCGAGCACGAGACTTGGAAAGGCCTCGACACCTACCGCCCGCGCTTCACCACGCTGCCCGGCACTGGCGGGCGTTTCCATGCGGGCGCGCTGACGCGGCGGTTGATCCCGCTGCTCACCCGCCTCCGCCGCGATTTCGCGTTCGACGTGATCGACGCCGAGTTCTTTTTCCCCGACGGCCCCGCCGCCGTCGCGCTGGGACGGCATTTCGGCGTGCCGGTGTCGATCAAGGCGCGCGGCGCGGACATCCATCATTGGGGCCGTGCCGCCCCCACCGGCACGCAAGTCATCGCCGCAGGTCAAGCAGCGGACGGCGTGCTCGCGGTCAGCCAGGCGATGCGCGCCGACATGACCGCACTCGGCATCCCGGCCGATCAGATCCGTGTGCATCACACCGGCGTCGACCTCGACCGCTTCGCCCCGCGCGACCGGATCGCGGCCAAGGCGGCATACGGAGTCACCGGCCCGCTGATCGTCTCGCTCGGCGCGCTGATCCCGCGCAAGGGGCACCACATCGTCATCAACGCGCTGGCCGCGCTGCCGTCCGCCACCCTGCTGATCGCAGGGGATGGCCCAGAGCGCACCGCGCTCACCGCGCAGATCGCGGCGCTCGGGCTGGGGGAGCGCGTGCGACTGCTCGGATCGGTGCCACATGCTGATCTTCCGGCATTGCTCGGTGCGGCCGACGTTATGGCGCTGGCCTCGTCCTCCGAGGGCCTCGCCAACGCCTGGGTCGAGGCGCTGGCGTGCGGCACGCCGATCGTCGTAACCGATGCGGGTGGGGCTGGGGAGGTGGTGACCGATCCCGCTTACGGCCGGATCGTCCAGCGCAGCGGGGACGCTTTCGCGGCTGGGATCGCCGAGCTTCTGGTCAATCCGCACGCACCTGACGCCGTCCGCCGCGGGGCGGAGGGGTTCACGTGGGACGCCAACACCGCCGCGCTATATGAGCATCTGGCGGCGCTGGTCGCGCAATAA
- a CDS encoding class I mannose-6-phosphate isomerase — MTATLLATKRVEKPWGRTHLWPGFADPAPGGAKVGEVWFQTPHAGEPELLIKYLFTSEKLSVQVHPDDAQAQAAGYPRGKDEAWLILAAEPDSTIAIGTLAPMTHEDLRVAALDGSIAHKLDWKSVKPSDFIYNKAGTIHAIGAGITCVEVQQNVDLTYRLYDYGSDRELHLDAGVAVSDGDPFVPLPTPASDGGDRQILAEGPKFVVERFAGGHRVVDLPEGVTGWFVPVAGAGAADGVAWTAGECLTLTGRSEITANAGSDLLLAYPGDKRL; from the coding sequence GTGACCGCAACCCTGCTCGCCACCAAACGCGTCGAAAAGCCGTGGGGCCGCACCCATTTGTGGCCCGGTTTCGCCGATCCTGCACCCGGGGGCGCGAAAGTGGGCGAAGTCTGGTTCCAGACGCCGCACGCGGGCGAACCCGAATTGCTGATCAAATATCTGTTCACCAGCGAGAAATTGTCGGTGCAGGTCCATCCCGACGATGCGCAGGCGCAGGCCGCCGGCTATCCGCGCGGCAAGGACGAGGCCTGGCTGATCCTGGCGGCGGAACCCGATTCGACGATTGCGATCGGCACGCTGGCGCCGATGACGCACGAAGACCTACGGGTGGCGGCGCTCGACGGTTCCATCGCGCACAAGCTCGACTGGAAATCGGTCAAGCCAAGTGATTTCATCTACAACAAGGCCGGCACGATTCACGCGATCGGCGCGGGGATCACCTGCGTCGAAGTCCAGCAGAATGTCGACCTGACCTACCGCCTCTACGATTATGGCAGCGACCGCGAACTGCACCTCGACGCCGGCGTCGCGGTGTCGGATGGCGACCCGTTCGTGCCCTTGCCGACGCCCGCGTCTGACGGCGGTGATCGCCAAATTCTGGCCGAAGGTCCGAAATTCGTCGTCGAACGCTTCGCGGGTGGCCATCGCGTAGTCGATCTGCCCGAGGGCGTGACCGGCTGGTTCGTCCCCGTCGCTGGCGCGGGTGCAGCCGACGGCGTGGCTTGGACAGCAGGCGAATGCCTGACCCTCACCGGACGTAGCGAGATCACTGCGAACGCGGGCAGCGACCTGTTGCTGGCGTATCCGGGGGACAAGCGGCTTTAG
- a CDS encoding outer membrane protein assembly factor BamD — MRTPLTRSPLARSLAVVLIAGCALTTGCAQNRNKGDIPYVARDVGTLYTAARKRLDNKEYKLAAALFDEVERQHPYSVWARRAQLMSSFSYYLAHDYTASIQSAQRFLSVHPGNRDAPYAYYLISLGYYEQISDVTRDQKITQQALDSLGELMRRYPNTRYAADARLKVDLVRDHLAGKEMEIGRFYETRGQWLAATGRFRKVVDDYQTTTHTPEALMRLTETYLALGVPEEARKAAAVLGANYPGTQWYARAYKLSGEHPPVAVAAIATGQPVVPNVGTPAPVDLKKKREINRDTSAAPVGTSATNNPSSPNRGN; from the coding sequence ATGCGTACCCCCCTTACCCGCTCGCCCCTCGCCCGCAGCCTTGCGGTCGTCCTGATCGCCGGATGCGCGCTCACCACCGGCTGCGCGCAGAACCGCAACAAGGGCGATATTCCCTACGTCGCGCGCGATGTCGGGACCCTTTACACGGCGGCACGCAAGCGTCTGGATAACAAGGAATATAAGCTCGCCGCCGCGCTGTTCGACGAGGTCGAGCGGCAGCATCCCTATTCGGTATGGGCACGCCGCGCGCAGTTGATGAGTTCGTTTAGCTATTATCTGGCGCACGATTACACCGCCTCGATCCAGTCGGCGCAGCGCTTCCTGTCGGTCCATCCGGGCAACCGCGACGCGCCTTATGCCTATTATCTCATCTCGCTCGGCTATTACGAGCAGATCAGCGATGTGACGCGCGACCAGAAGATCACGCAGCAAGCGCTCGATTCGCTGGGCGAATTGATGCGGCGCTATCCCAACACGCGCTACGCCGCCGATGCCCGCCTGAAAGTCGATCTGGTGCGCGACCATCTGGCCGGCAAGGAAATGGAGATCGGGCGCTTCTACGAAACGCGCGGGCAGTGGCTCGCGGCGACCGGGCGGTTCCGCAAGGTGGTCGACGATTATCAGACGACCACGCACACGCCCGAGGCGCTGATGCGACTGACCGAGACGTATCTGGCGCTCGGGGTACCGGAGGAAGCCCGCAAGGCCGCCGCCGTGCTGGGCGCGAACTATCCGGGCACGCAATGGTATGCGCGCGCCTACAAATTGTCGGGCGAGCATCCGCCGGTCGCCGTCGCGGCGATCGCGACGGGCCAGCCGGTCGTGCCCAATGTCGGGACCCCGGCGCCGGTCGACCTCAAGAAAAAGCGCGAGATCAACCGCGACACCAGCGCGGCCCCGGTCGGCACCTCCGCGACGAACAACCCGAGCAGTCCCAACCGCGGCAATTGA
- the recN gene encoding DNA repair protein RecN codes for MLNSLAIRDVVLIEALDLQFGAGLGVLTGETGAGKSILLDALGLALGARGEAGLVRQGAAQAVVTATFDTPPADGPIVALLTENGLDVEPGEPLLIRRIVKADGGSRAFVNDQPASAGLLRELATWLVEIHGQHDDRGLLNARGHRALLDAFGRVDAGTTAAAYKAWREAEGALAAARAGIDTAQRDREWLEHAVGELRALAPEPGEEETLADRRRTMQRAEKIAEGLAAIDNWLEGSDGGLSQLRQAARVLERIAGDHAAFADALAAIDRAVIEGAVAEERLRVAKADLWFDPATLEEDETRLFELRGMARKHRVQPDELADLASELAGKLAALEAGEEGLAALEDKLAAARSRYDAAADALSTVRTEAALRLDAAVKGELVPLKLDAARFRTVVAAAPSENWSAAGKDRVEFEISTNPGAPFAPLVKIASGGELSRFILALKVALAEQGGAATMIFDEIDRGVGGAVASAIGERLARLAGGTQLLVVTHSPQVAARGGHHLLIAKSHDGTVTRTGVTSLDEDARREEIARMLSGATITPEARAQAERLLETA; via the coding sequence ATGCTGAACTCTCTCGCCATTCGTGATGTCGTGCTGATCGAAGCACTCGATTTGCAGTTCGGCGCAGGCCTTGGCGTGCTGACCGGGGAGACCGGCGCGGGCAAGTCGATCCTGCTCGACGCTCTGGGCCTGGCGCTCGGCGCGCGCGGCGAGGCCGGGCTGGTGCGGCAGGGCGCGGCGCAGGCCGTCGTCACCGCAACCTTCGATACGCCGCCTGCCGACGGGCCGATCGTCGCGCTGCTGACCGAAAACGGGCTCGACGTGGAACCGGGCGAGCCGCTGCTGATCCGCCGCATCGTCAAGGCCGATGGCGGCAGCCGCGCCTTCGTCAACGATCAGCCGGCGTCGGCGGGGTTGCTGCGCGAACTGGCAACGTGGCTGGTGGAAATCCACGGGCAGCATGACGATCGCGGGCTGCTCAATGCGCGCGGGCATCGTGCGCTGCTCGATGCGTTCGGGCGCGTCGATGCGGGCACGACCGCCGCGGCGTACAAGGCGTGGCGCGAGGCCGAGGGGGCGCTGGCCGCCGCGCGCGCCGGGATCGATACGGCGCAGCGCGACCGCGAATGGCTCGAACATGCCGTCGGCGAACTGCGCGCGCTGGCCCCTGAACCGGGTGAAGAGGAGACGCTCGCCGATCGCCGCCGCACGATGCAGCGCGCGGAGAAGATCGCCGAGGGTTTGGCGGCGATCGACAATTGGCTCGAAGGATCGGATGGCGGGCTGTCGCAGCTACGCCAGGCGGCGCGGGTGCTGGAACGGATCGCGGGCGACCACGCCGCCTTTGCCGATGCGCTGGCGGCGATCGATCGCGCGGTGATCGAGGGGGCGGTCGCCGAGGAGCGGCTGCGCGTGGCGAAGGCCGATCTGTGGTTCGATCCGGCGACGCTGGAAGAGGATGAGACGCGGCTGTTCGAGCTGCGCGGGATGGCGCGCAAGCACCGGGTGCAGCCGGATGAGCTGGCCGATCTGGCAAGCGAGCTGGCGGGCAAGCTGGCGGCGCTGGAGGCGGGCGAGGAAGGGCTGGCAGCGCTCGAAGACAAACTCGCCGCCGCGCGGTCGCGCTATGATGCTGCGGCCGATGCGCTGAGTACGGTTCGGACCGAGGCGGCGTTGCGGCTCGATGCGGCGGTCAAGGGGGAGCTCGTGCCGCTAAAGCTCGACGCGGCGCGCTTCCGCACTGTCGTCGCTGCGGCCCCGTCGGAGAATTGGTCGGCGGCGGGCAAGGACCGCGTCGAGTTCGAAATCTCGACCAACCCGGGCGCGCCGTTCGCGCCGTTGGTGAAGATCGCGAGCGGCGGCGAATTGTCGCGCTTCATTCTGGCGCTGAAGGTCGCACTTGCCGAGCAAGGCGGTGCTGCGACGATGATTTTTGACGAGATCGACCGCGGTGTCGGCGGTGCCGTCGCAAGCGCGATCGGCGAACGTCTGGCGCGGCTGGCGGGCGGCACGCAATTGCTCGTCGTGACGCACAGCCCGCAAGTCGCGGCGCGCGGCGGACATCATTTGCTGATCGCCAAAAGCCATGACGGGACGGTCACGCGCACCGGCGTAACGTCGCTCGACGAGGATGCCCGCCGCGAGGAGATCGCGCGGATGCTGTCGGGCGCGACGATCACGCCCGAGGCCCGCGCGCAGGCGGAGCGGTTGCTGGAGACGGCATGA
- a CDS encoding cold-shock protein — protein MAIGTVKFFNADKGYGFIAPEGGGGDAFVHISAVEAAGMATLDRDQRVSYELEEDRRGKMSAVKLAQA, from the coding sequence ATGGCTATCGGCACCGTTAAATTCTTCAACGCCGACAAGGGTTATGGTTTCATCGCGCCCGAGGGTGGCGGCGGCGATGCGTTCGTTCACATCAGCGCGGTCGAAGCGGCCGGTATGGCAACGCTCGATCGTGACCAGCGCGTTTCGTACGAGCTGGAAGAGGACCGCCGCGGCAAAATGTCGGCGGTCAAGCTCGCCCAGGCATAA
- the ligA gene encoding NAD-dependent DNA ligase LigA, whose product MSTALPANDEDAAAELARLAAEIAHHNRAYHTDDAPEISDADYDALTRRNAGLEAAFPHLVRTDSPSLVVGAAPAAHLAKVAHARPMMSLENAFSADEASEFVARVRRFLNLPEDAPVALTAEPKIDGLSCSLRYERGRLVQALTRGDGQVGEDVTANVATIRDIAQTLNGAAPDIFEIRGEVYMAKADFAALNARLLTEAEDTGKDARQFANPRNAAAGSLRQKDAAVTASRPLRFLAHGWGETSALPADTQFGVMRAIADWGLPVSDLLIRCDGMEQALTHYAEIEHRRADLPFDIDGVVYKIDRLDWQNRLGAVAKAPRWALAHKFPAERAETTLERIDIQVGRTGKLTPVARLTPVTVGGVVVTNATLHNADEIARLGVWPGDRVVLQRAGDVIPQIVENRTPDASRGPWPFPTVCPECQSDAVREEGEVDIRCTGGLICPAQRIERLRHFVSRAALDIEGLGLKQIEDFFHDGLIHSPADIFRLSEAQLLARKKDGRVWAANLLAAIEAKRSPDPARFLFGLGIRHVGQVTARDLVKAFGTVERIAEIATAAHDAPEARAELESVDGVGPVVAEALIDFFAEQHNRDAWADLLGQVSPTPYVSTVRESPVSGKTVVFTGSLETMSRDEAKAQAETLGARVSGSVSAKTDLVVAGPGAGSKLKKAADLGISVIDEAGWAEIVAAAR is encoded by the coding sequence ATGAGCACCGCCCTCCCCGCCAATGATGAAGACGCCGCCGCCGAACTGGCGCGGCTGGCGGCGGAGATCGCGCACCACAACCGCGCCTATCATACCGATGACGCACCCGAGATTTCGGATGCCGACTATGATGCGCTGACGCGGCGCAATGCCGGACTCGAGGCGGCATTCCCGCATCTCGTCCGCACCGATTCGCCCTCACTTGTGGTGGGGGCAGCCCCCGCCGCGCATCTCGCCAAGGTTGCGCACGCGCGGCCGATGATGAGCCTGGAGAATGCCTTCTCCGCTGACGAGGCGAGCGAATTCGTCGCGCGCGTGCGGCGGTTTCTCAATTTGCCCGAGGATGCGCCCGTTGCGCTGACGGCGGAGCCCAAGATCGATGGCCTGTCCTGTTCGCTCCGCTATGAACGCGGTCGGCTGGTGCAGGCGCTCACGCGCGGCGACGGTCAGGTTGGCGAGGACGTCACCGCCAATGTCGCGACGATCCGCGACATTGCGCAAACCCTAAACGGTGCCGCGCCCGACATTTTCGAGATCCGCGGCGAGGTCTATATGGCCAAGGCCGATTTCGCTGCGCTCAACGCCCGCTTGCTGACCGAGGCGGAAGATACGGGCAAGGACGCGCGGCAATTCGCCAACCCGCGCAACGCCGCCGCCGGATCGTTGCGCCAGAAGGACGCCGCCGTGACGGCGAGCCGGCCGCTCCGTTTCCTCGCGCATGGCTGGGGCGAGACATCCGCCCTCCCCGCCGACACGCAGTTCGGCGTGATGCGCGCGATCGCCGATTGGGGCTTGCCGGTCAGCGATCTGCTGATCCGCTGCGACGGCATGGAGCAGGCGCTCACGCACTACGCCGAAATCGAACATCGGCGCGCAGATCTTCCATTCGACATCGACGGCGTGGTCTATAAAATCGACCGGCTCGACTGGCAAAATCGGCTCGGCGCGGTCGCCAAGGCCCCACGCTGGGCGCTGGCGCACAAATTCCCGGCCGAGCGCGCCGAGACGACGCTGGAACGGATCGACATTCAGGTCGGGCGTACCGGCAAGCTGACCCCGGTGGCGCGGCTGACGCCCGTTACGGTCGGTGGCGTCGTCGTAACCAACGCAACGCTGCACAATGCCGACGAGATCGCGCGGCTGGGCGTGTGGCCGGGCGACCGCGTCGTATTGCAGCGCGCGGGCGACGTGATCCCGCAGATCGTCGAGAACCGCACGCCCGACGCCAGCCGCGGTCCCTGGCCCTTCCCCACGGTCTGCCCGGAATGCCAATCCGACGCGGTGCGCGAAGAAGGCGAAGTCGATATCCGCTGCACCGGCGGGCTGATCTGCCCGGCGCAGCGGATCGAGCGGCTGCGCCATTTCGTCAGCCGCGCCGCGCTCGATATCGAGGGGCTGGGCCTGAAGCAGATCGAGGATTTCTTCCACGACGGGCTGATCCATAGCCCCGCCGACATCTTCCGCCTTAGCGAAGCGCAATTGCTCGCGCGCAAGAAAGACGGCCGCGTGTGGGCCGCGAATTTGCTCGCGGCGATCGAAGCCAAGCGGTCGCCCGACCCCGCGCGCTTCCTGTTCGGGCTGGGGATCCGCCACGTCGGGCAAGTGACGGCGCGCGATCTGGTCAAGGCGTTCGGCACGGTCGAACGGATCGCCGAGATCGCCACCGCCGCCCATGACGCGCCCGAGGCCCGCGCCGAACTTGAGTCGGTCGATGGCGTCGGCCCGGTCGTCGCGGAGGCGCTGATCGATTTCTTCGCCGAACAGCATAACCGCGACGCCTGGGCCGATCTGCTCGGCCAAGTGTCCCCCACCCCCTATGTCTCGACCGTGCGCGAGTCGCCGGTGAGCGGCAAGACGGTGGTGTTCACCGGCAGCCTGGAGACGATGAGTCGCGACGAAGCCAAGGCGCAGGCCGAGACGCTGGGCGCGCGCGTGTCGGGATCGGTTTCGGCCAAGACCGATTTAGTCGTGGCTGGCCCCGGAGCGGGATCGAAGCTGAAAAAGGCCGCAGACCTAGGGATTTCGGTGATCGATGAGGCCGGATGGGCGGAGATCGTCGCCGCCGCACGATAA
- a CDS encoding TonB-dependent receptor: MKMKLFTSVAFAALLIPGAAFAQSTGSVDFEKGGEDIVVTARTTKGIEGIQSPDTSKAKGVLTQEFIAKQTPGNSILDTINNLPGVSFQNNDPFGSAGGTLTIRGFDASRISLTFDGIPLNDTGNYALYSNQQLDPELIEQVNVNYGSTDVDSPSAAATGSTVNYRTVNPTDDFGARLEGSAGEYQFFRIFGKVDTGVFTPFGTKAWFSASSAENNVVFNDFGKIRKQQYNAKVYQPIGNNGDFISVSGNYNQNRNNFFGSAPLRFDTNVFSQITAPNAANPNTPTNIITTLNPLLITGAPRFAGTGSANRFPLGRDELPYSVARCTINGGTPGVADAPANVVAPGASNNGSACGTAFDERYNPSNTGSIRVNARFTLAPNLVLTVDPSYQYTKANGGGTVTAREGLRDINPVGTVVGTPNTATPTQCITAPQTAANNCQVGYFAGNPYFGKDLNGDGDLLDTINVLAPSQTQTRRYGVIASLRYDIATGQTVRVGYTLDYGRHRQTGETGFLQLNGQPFDVFPVNNPIAGVNNSVLQKRDRASIATLQQGSAEYRGEFFDKKLVVNLGLTAKFFRRDLTNYCFASSSGGFVECFGRDAALQGAIAGYNPYSFDSTTNRVTGFAPPQNRVYNYKRVLPSGGFTYKFADVFSLYANYSKGIQVPGTDNLYNAFYFPRNSSLANPAPETTDNFDLGLRYTTSKLQAQFGPWYTRFTNRLASAFDPDTQQTFYRNLGRVDKYGIDGSVTYRPIREITLYAYGSYLKSEIKDNVVLGTCANTQTINCTTVGAPILALTAGKRESGAPVFTFGGRAQADVGPLEIGIQAKRTGPRFYNDQNLPNLQCTAALVNQLCPTLANTTGTTTAFAGTRGFLYQVAPEKTSAYTQVDIDARLSMGWAGLNDKTYLQLNVQNLFNNYYVGGFSGGSTTQFNVPFVQIGSPRAIVGTLNVAF; encoded by the coding sequence ATGAAGATGAAGCTGTTCACGAGCGTGGCTTTCGCCGCGCTGCTGATTCCAGGCGCAGCGTTCGCGCAGTCGACCGGCTCGGTCGATTTCGAAAAGGGCGGCGAAGACATCGTCGTGACCGCACGCACGACCAAGGGCATCGAAGGCATCCAATCGCCCGACACGTCCAAGGCAAAGGGTGTGCTGACCCAGGAGTTCATCGCCAAGCAAACTCCCGGCAACTCGATCCTCGACACGATCAACAACCTGCCCGGTGTCAGCTTCCAGAATAACGATCCGTTCGGTTCGGCCGGCGGCACGCTCACCATTCGTGGTTTCGACGCGTCGCGCATCTCGCTGACCTTCGACGGCATTCCGCTGAACGACACCGGCAATTATGCGCTCTATTCGAACCAGCAGCTCGACCCCGAGCTGATCGAGCAAGTCAACGTCAATTACGGCTCGACCGACGTCGACAGCCCTTCGGCTGCAGCGACCGGTTCGACCGTCAACTATCGCACCGTGAACCCGACCGACGATTTCGGCGCACGCCTCGAAGGTTCAGCTGGCGAATATCAGTTCTTCCGCATCTTCGGTAAGGTCGACACCGGCGTGTTCACGCCATTCGGCACCAAGGCGTGGTTCTCCGCCAGCTCGGCTGAAAACAATGTTGTTTTCAACGACTTCGGCAAGATCCGCAAGCAGCAGTACAATGCCAAGGTCTATCAGCCGATCGGCAATAACGGCGACTTCATCTCGGTTTCGGGCAATTACAACCAGAACCGCAACAACTTCTTCGGGTCCGCCCCGCTGCGTTTCGACACCAATGTGTTCTCGCAGATCACGGCGCCGAACGCCGCCAACCCGAACACGCCAACCAACATTATCACGACGCTCAATCCGTTGCTGATCACCGGTGCGCCACGCTTCGCCGGCACGGGTTCGGCCAACCGATTCCCGCTGGGCCGCGATGAGCTGCCGTATTCGGTCGCGCGCTGCACGATCAACGGCGGCACGCCCGGCGTTGCCGACGCGCCTGCCAACGTCGTCGCGCCCGGCGCTTCGAACAATGGCTCGGCGTGCGGTACCGCCTTCGATGAGCGTTACAATCCGTCGAACACCGGCAGCATCCGCGTCAATGCCCGCTTCACGCTGGCACCGAACCTCGTCCTGACGGTCGATCCGAGCTATCAGTACACCAAGGCGAATGGTGGCGGCACCGTCACCGCACGTGAGGGCCTGCGCGACATCAATCCGGTAGGCACGGTTGTTGGCACGCCCAACACGGCAACCCCGACGCAGTGCATCACCGCACCGCAGACCGCAGCGAACAACTGCCAGGTCGGCTATTTCGCCGGCAACCCATACTTCGGCAAGGATCTGAATGGTGACGGCGATCTGCTCGACACCATCAACGTGCTGGCGCCGAGCCAGACGCAGACCCGTCGTTACGGCGTCATCGCTTCGCTGCGCTATGACATTGCAACGGGCCAGACGGTCCGCGTCGGCTACACGCTCGATTACGGTCGTCACCGCCAGACTGGCGAAACCGGCTTCCTGCAACTCAACGGCCAGCCGTTCGACGTGTTCCCGGTCAACAACCCGATCGCGGGCGTGAACAACTCCGTCCTGCAAAAGCGCGACCGTGCCTCGATCGCAACGCTGCAGCAGGGTTCGGCCGAGTATCGCGGTGAGTTCTTCGACAAGAAGCTGGTGGTCAACCTCGGCCTGACCGCGAAATTCTTCCGCCGCGACTTGACCAACTATTGCTTCGCCAGCAGCTCGGGTGGGTTCGTCGAATGCTTCGGCCGCGATGCGGCACTGCAAGGTGCGATTGCCGGGTATAACCCCTATTCGTTCGACAGCACGACCAACCGCGTGACCGGCTTTGCCCCGCCGCAGAACCGCGTCTACAACTACAAGCGCGTGCTGCCGAGCGGCGGCTTCACTTACAAGTTCGCCGATGTCTTCTCGCTCTATGCGAATTATTCCAAGGGCATCCAGGTTCCGGGTACGGACAATCTCTACAACGCGTTCTATTTTCCGCGGAACTCGTCGCTGGCCAACCCTGCCCCGGAAACGACGGACAATTTCGACCTCGGTTTGCGCTACACCACCAGCAAGCTGCAAGCGCAGTTTGGTCCGTGGTACACGCGCTTCACCAACCGTCTGGCCAGCGCATTCGACCCCGATACGCAGCAGACCTTCTACCGCAACCTCGGTCGCGTCGATAAGTATGGCATCGACGGCAGCGTCACCTATCGCCCAATCCGTGAAATCACGCTCTATGCCTACGGTTCGTATTTGAAGTCGGAGATCAAGGACAACGTGGTCCTCGGCACTTGCGCGAACACCCAGACGATCAACTGCACCACGGTCGGCGCGCCGATCCTGGCATTGACCGCTGGCAAGCGTGAATCGGGCGCACCGGTCTTCACCTTTGGCGGCCGCGCGCAGGCCGACGTTGGTCCGCTCGAAATCGGTATTCAGGCCAAGCGTACCGGTCCGCGCTTCTATAACGACCAAAACCTGCCGAACCTGCAGTGCACCGCGGCGCTGGTGAACCAGCTCTGCCCGACGCTTGCCAACACGACCGGCACGACCACCGCGTTCGCCGGTACGCGCGGCTTCCTGTACCAGGTGGCCCCGGAGAAGACCTCGGCCTACACCCAGGTTGATATCGATGCGCGGCTGTCGATGGGCTGGGCTGGTTTGAACGACAAGACGTACCTGCAGCTGAACGTCCAGAACCTGTTCAACAACTATTACGTTGGCGGTTTCTCGGGTGGTTCGACCACGCAGTTCAACGTGCCGTTCGTCCAGATCGGTTCGCCGCGCGCGATCGTGGGCACGCTCAACGTCGCCTTCTGA
- a CDS encoding HD domain-containing protein → MNHQPERAQFTAMEDGTQADWTLISGHFGQFARTLPSRVLTHLSLLDGDYGGFPVDRLQHSLQTATRAHQDGRDEAYVVMALLHDIGDTLGTYNHPEIGAAMLRPFVSEELHWIANTHGVFQGYYFFHYIGGDRDLRENYRGHPHFEACAEFCEKYDQAAFDPTYENAPLSFFEPMVGRVFARPINSIYAKIGETEAA, encoded by the coding sequence ATGAACCACCAGCCAGAGCGCGCGCAGTTCACCGCGATGGAAGACGGCACGCAAGCCGATTGGACCCTCATATCCGGCCACTTCGGCCAGTTCGCGCGCACTTTGCCAAGCCGCGTGCTGACGCATCTCAGCTTGCTCGACGGCGATTATGGCGGCTTCCCGGTCGATCGGCTGCAGCATTCGCTCCAGACCGCGACGCGCGCGCACCAGGACGGCCGAGACGAGGCCTATGTCGTCATGGCGCTGCTCCACGACATTGGCGACACGCTCGGCACCTATAACCATCCGGAGATCGGCGCGGCGATGCTGCGGCCATTCGTGTCCGAGGAACTCCACTGGATCGCCAACACGCACGGCGTTTTTCAGGGCTATTATTTCTTCCACTACATCGGCGGCGATCGCGACTTGCGCGAAAACTACCGCGGCCACCCGCATTTCGAGGCGTGCGCGGAATTCTGCGAGAAATACGATCAGGCCGCGTTCGACCCGACCTATGAAAACGCACCGCTCAGCTTCTTCGAACCGATGGTCGGCCGCGTCTTCGCCCGACCGATAAACTCGATCTACGCCAAGATCGGGGAGACGGAGGCGGCCTGA